The Prodigiosinella aquatilis region AATCAGCGCGCAGAGCGTCAGGATTAGCCAACGTAACAACGGAACGGGAATACCCAACGTGGTGGCATCCTGCTCTCCCATGGAAAGCACATTGATGCGCCAGCGTAATCGCAGTAAAAGTCCACCCGCCACCGTCAACGATGCGGCCAGCATCATCACTTTATCCCACTGTGCCGTAGCGAAGCTGCCTAACAGCCAGAATATGATGCTGGGTAGTTTTTCTTCCGTGTCCGCCAGATATTGCATCAGACTGACTAATGCGCCGAAAAAACCGCTGAGTAGTACCCCTGCCAGAATCAATACCAGAATCTGTTGCCTGCCCAGCAGTGACGCAATCATAAACACCAACAGCAGAGCTACCATGCCGGCGGTAAACGTGGACAGCAGTAACAACAAAGGCGGCCAGCCAAACAGGATAGCCAATGTGCCACCGAAAGCGGAACCAGCCGACACACCAATAATGTGTGGATCAACCAGCGGGTTACGAAACACCCCTTGTAATGCGGCACCGCATAGCGCCAGCCCACTACCGGCGCACAATGCCAACAATACGCGCGGTAGCCGGACATCCCACACCACCTGTCTTTCCACCTCAGTGATAGTCGAATCTACGCCAGTAAACGGTGAAATCAGAATCGACACAATACGCTCGATAGGCAGCTCAAACTGGCCCACCGCGAGCGATCCTACGGCGATCAGTAACGTCATGAGTACAATCAACAACAACGTGATTCGGTAACTGCCCCCCATCATTTTACTGTAGCGAGAACAGAGGGTTGGTAATCCGTACGATAAAAGCGTTGGTAGTAGTCATTGGCGGCACGCTGCATATTGATATCCTTAAAACGCGCTGGATAAAGCTGCTTTGCCAACCATAATTCACCAATCGCCAGTGCTTCCGGCATCGGATAGCCCCAGGCTTTGGCATATTCAGGCATCAGATATACCCGGTGATGTTTGACCGCATCAATCGACTGCCATGCCGGATCATGCATGATTTGTCCCACCACATCCGGGTAACGATTCTGCACTAAAATGACCTGTGGATTCCATTGCAATACGTTCTCAATCGATACCTGCCGAAATCCTTTCACCGAAGCGGCAGCAACGTTGATAGCCCCAGCATGGGACATCATCAGCCCGGTATATTTACCCGATCCGTAGGTCATGAGATCAGGATTCGCAATATAAACACGCACCCGTTTGGTCAGCGGAATATCGTTTAAACGCGTCGCCACGATACTCCGTTGTTTAAACGTATAAGCAATCAGCGCTTCTGCCTGTGACTGGCGATTTACCACGTTACCAATCAGACGAATACCGGCTTTCAGTCCCTCGTTATAAGCCACATCTTCATCATCCATCGCCGGATTCATCTTATCCGCCTCACTGGTTTTATCCTGACGCAACGAAACCGCAATCACCGGAATGCCTGTATGTTCAATCTGCGACAGCATCTCGGGCGGCGCATAGTTAGCGACAAACACCACCTGAGGGGCCAGTTTAAGCAAGCTTTCAATGTTAACCTGCGTCAAGTCACCCGGCATTGGCAGCGTTGCCAGGCGGGGTGCTAACCGTAAATAACCTTCACCCAACTGTTTTTTCCAACTGGACAAGACGCCGACCAGCGTGTCCTGTGCATCCAGTTGCACCAGCAGATTCAACGTTTGGTGCTGCAAGACAACCACTCGGGTTACCTGGTCCGGTATGGTGACACGACGTCCTAGTTGATCAGTAACCTGACGCGTTGCCCACCCCGATGTCGAAATCATGAAAAGCGCAATAATCAGTAATGACCGCCATTGTTTTTGCATCATTTTTCCCTTGCCAATCGTTATATATAAAACAATATAACGATTGGATGTATAAAAATACTGATCTCGCGCATTATTAGGCTTCAACCGACTGGGAATATGTCAATTAGTGATGGGGGAAAACGCCATAGCGGTAAGCTAAATATGGATAACAAACCATCGTCGTCTACTATTCTCGAAAGGTGAACATGTATCATCGGTATGACCCAACGCGATACATCCGCCGACCTGAAAAATACAAACATTCATAACCAGAAAAATAACGTCACGGCACGTAATATAGTGTAAATATTTTCAATGCCGGTCTTTGTTTCAAAAGAGGTTTATCGCTTGAATTGACCCCACACCAGGCGTAAATTTAGCGCCAATTCCATCATGACGGATATGAGTCCGACGGTGATACAGAGCATCGCCAGTGGGATAATTGTCGGGATAATAGTCTGAACAATAAACGTGCAGTCGCCATCGTTGCTTAAGTAATTTTTCTGGAGAAAAATAAATGAAGTACTTCTTTATGGGGGTTTCATTCATACTGTTTTTGTGGGTAGGGACCTTCATACTGATGGTGGAATAAACCCCGGTATGTCGATCGAGGATACCGCTTAGGGGAGTTCTGGCAATTACCCACTCAATCCACTAACGGCATTCAATACTAAACTGATACCGCCACCCAGCGCCAGCCAGGGGCCAAACGCCAGTGGTTGCTGTATATTCTGCCGCCGAACACCACGCCACAACAACGTCAGTAATAATCCCAGTGATGAAGCGATCAGCACCAGGTTTGGTAATGCCGACCATCCCACCCAGGCACCCAGTGCGGCCAGAAACTTGAAATCACCGTATCCCAGAGCGTCTCTCCCCGTGAAGCGTTTAAACAGCCAATAAATCAACCACAGTGAAAGATAACCCGACATTGCCCCCACTACCGCCTGACTCAAGGGCACAAAGGTTTCAAACAAATTGAACAGAAGCCCCAGCCACAACAACGGTAACGTCAACACATCCGGCAGCCATTGGGTTCGGATATCAATCACCGACAGCACTAACAGGAAGCAGAATAGTACCAGTCCCCCCAGTAACGCCAATCCCGGTGCCCACCAACTGCCTGCCAGTATAAATAACAACGCGGTACACACTTCAATCAGCGGATAGCGCCAGGAAATGGGTCGGAGGCAACAGTGAGAGCGACCACGCAGCCACAGCCAGCTCAGTACAGGAACGTTATCTCTGAAACGCAGCGGTTGCTGGCAATCAGGGCAGGCAGAGGATGGCCACCAGAGATCATAGCGGGAAACGGGCTCTGGTTCAGCCAGACCAAGATGAAACCGGGCTTCCTGCTGCCAGTGACGCTCCAGCATAATTGGCAAACGATGGATGACCACATTGAGAAAACTGCCAATCAATAACCCGCACACAAACAGAGCAACCTGCCATGTCCACGGAAATACAGTGGCAAATGTGTTTAGATCCATCATGTGTTACTCCACCCCGGTTCTCCCTGCTGTAATAACGATGCTGGCATATCCTGGGTATCAAACCAATCATCACCGTAATCCAATGATGATATTTGCGCGACACCCCGCATTTTGTGACAGACTATCAATGTGTTAGCCACCATTTTATCGTTCCAGTAACAGTCGACTCACGTCTACATTTCCCATACTGTTTTCCACCGCGGCGACTTCCAGTACCTGGGTAATCACACCGTTTTTCTGCTCCAGTTCCAACAGCCAGTGCATCAACGAATTAAAATCACTACGAGACAATGTCACCGACACCTGATTTCCCTGCGGCTGTAAACGTTGAATGGTGATGCCATATTGTGCGGCGGTTTGCGGAATCAATACTGTCAGACTGACCTCCCGTCCACTCACCTGTTTCCGTCCCCTCGGTGTCGGCAGCCGCGCCGCCTGCTTCGGCATCCAACTGACCGTCTGCCGTTCACGTTCAATCATCAGCCGCCATTGCTGGCTTTGTCGTTGCCAGGGTTGCCACAGAAGGTAATACAGCAAGCACAGAACCACCAACCCCACACATACCAGCATCAACCTCCTCTCCCGAAGACTCATACTCTGCCAGTGTTGCCGCAGTTCATTCATGGCTGACTCCTTAATAACAGTTGGCCTTCCACATGGTCCTT contains the following coding sequences:
- a CDS encoding iron ABC transporter permease, which gives rise to MMGGSYRITLLLIVLMTLLIAVGSLAVGQFELPIERIVSILISPFTGVDSTITEVERQVVWDVRLPRVLLALCAGSGLALCGAALQGVFRNPLVDPHIIGVSAGSAFGGTLAILFGWPPLLLLLSTFTAGMVALLLVFMIASLLGRQQILVLILAGVLLSGFFGALVSLMQYLADTEEKLPSIIFWLLGSFATAQWDKVMMLAASLTVAGGLLLRLRWRINVLSMGEQDATTLGIPVPLLRWLILTLCALIVAAQVAVSGCIGWVGLVVPHLARLWVGPDHRRLLPVSMWLGGGFMVLVDDVARSLTTAELPLSIITALLGAPMVVLLLCRNRRENRL
- a CDS encoding ABC transporter substrate-binding protein, translated to MMQKQWRSLLIIALFMISTSGWATRQVTDQLGRRVTIPDQVTRVVVLQHQTLNLLVQLDAQDTLVGVLSSWKKQLGEGYLRLAPRLATLPMPGDLTQVNIESLLKLAPQVVFVANYAPPEMLSQIEHTGIPVIAVSLRQDKTSEADKMNPAMDDEDVAYNEGLKAGIRLIGNVVNRQSQAEALIAYTFKQRSIVATRLNDIPLTKRVRVYIANPDLMTYGSGKYTGLMMSHAGAINVAAASVKGFRQVSIENVLQWNPQVILVQNRYPDVVGQIMHDPAWQSIDAVKHHRVYLMPEYAKAWGYPMPEALAIGELWLAKQLYPARFKDINMQRAANDYYQRFYRTDYQPSVLATVK
- a CDS encoding A24 family peptidase — its product is MDLNTFATVFPWTWQVALFVCGLLIGSFLNVVIHRLPIMLERHWQQEARFHLGLAEPEPVSRYDLWWPSSACPDCQQPLRFRDNVPVLSWLWLRGRSHCCLRPISWRYPLIEVCTALLFILAGSWWAPGLALLGGLVLFCFLLVLSVIDIRTQWLPDVLTLPLLWLGLLFNLFETFVPLSQAVVGAMSGYLSLWLIYWLFKRFTGRDALGYGDFKFLAALGAWVGWSALPNLVLIASSLGLLLTLLWRGVRRQNIQQPLAFGPWLALGGGISLVLNAVSGLSG
- a CDS encoding type II secretion system protein M, whose product is MNELRQHWQSMSLRERRLMLVCVGLVVLCLLYYLLWQPWQRQSQQWRLMIERERQTVSWMPKQAARLPTPRGRKQVSGREVSLTVLIPQTAAQYGITIQRLQPQGNQVSVTLSRSDFNSLMHWLLELEQKNGVITQVLEVAAVENSMGNVDVSRLLLER